In Drosophila ananassae strain 14024-0371.13 chromosome 3R, ASM1763931v2, whole genome shotgun sequence, the DNA window GTTGCCAGTTGCGCTGCTGCAGCTGGGAGGCGTTGCCAAAGCTGCGAGCCAGCTTCGATCCCGATTCGATTAATTTTCGCATTAAGCTCGGGCACAGCTCCGCCCTGGATATGGCCAAAAGGATTTTCTTTTGTCTACACTGAGGAAGGCTTTTCGATctttaaatgaattaaaataaaagcatCTGATGTTAAATATAATCAATTTTTTTAGTGCACAATTTTTTACAGTTGTGGGCGCGGTAATGAAATCAAATTAGGCAGAGATCTCTTCTCGTTCCATTGCTCTTCTGGTCGTAATTGATTTGCTCTGCTCATCTGCGACTCCCTCGCCCAAGGATAATTGCCGGTGTCCTTGGCTTTAGGGCCGCACCTGCCTTCAGGTGACACGCTTCGCTCGCACTTCGCCGCCTTCTCAAGGATGCCCAGCCATAAAACACAATTGTttgcaattattatttttctgtttgcCTTGGCCTAAAGGATTAAGGCTGCAGAAACTcggcaaaaaaacaaaacaatttgcTACGCAATTTGTATGCAACAATAACAGGAGAAAGataacaacaaacaaacgcaaaaaaaaatgtgaagcCAATCCTAGGCACACATGGTGTCCTGGCTCAGTTTGTTTCGATTTCGGCCGGCAATAAAATTGATATATCCTTTGGCACAATATGGCCGCCATGTGCATTTAGATGGCCATGTCCTGACACGGCTTCGGCGGCTTAGTTTCAGCATTTTTTTGCCCCGCTCGCCCGCTTATTGGCCATTTAGTGCACGTATGTGGACAAAAGAAGCAAACGCAAGGAAAATAGTACAATTTCccaaataaaaactaatagccagcgacagcagcagcaccaccagatACAAttgggaaaacaaaaacacaccgGAATGGATCCATTCTGCGGCTGTCGACTTTGCCGTAATCCCGTCAAAGCGTAAACAAAAATTTCGGTTATAACCGAAACTGTTCCATCCCGTTCAATGAGAATCGGAATGGCTTCTGAAGATATGTGCTTGATTGGCTTTACCTTACCCCCAGTACTTCCTATATCCTCGCTCTGGTTGGTCATAGATTTTGGGAATGTTGTTCATAAATAAGACTAAAGTGCtttgttttgggttttctCCGCACAGAAAAGAGAAGTTATGCAAATACCTCAAGAAAAAACAAAGCTATTTCAGAAAAATGTTTAccaatttatttcaatttctttCAGCATTGCTTACCTCCTTCCCTATCCCTACAAAAATGTCTACATTTTCTAATTAACCTGAAACTCTTTTATCAACTTAATTAAAGTGAAAATTCCATTGAAAATGGcccaaaaactattaaaagAAATGACAATTTGGAAAACACGCCTTCTTAATTTCATGAAATCAAACTCAAATGGCCTAAACCAGAAGGAGCCAAGCCACaccgaaacaaaaacaaagcgaTTGCAATTTTTCACTcccctgaaaaaaaaaacaaaaaaaaacaaaaaagagggCTCTGGCACCAAACACACGACTGGAAAAAAACCTGGAAAGTTGAAAAAATATGGTGGCATATGCAAATGAGATTTCAGGGCAGGAAACAAATCATTGAAAAATTGTCACCGAGCCGCGACAAAGCAAACAAAGGAAGGAAAAGGGCCCACCCTGTCTGAGTTCCTCCCCTGCCAGCCATGCCCCACCCCACCGCATGCCCCGCTAGTCCTTCGTTTTTCAGGAACTCCCTCCACCGCACCACCGATCAACATCACCATTAGTGGCTCAATTGTGCGCCACATCGGCTGGCAACCACGAATCGCATGCAAATGAAACCGCAGCCACAAGGACCAAGGCAAcacctttaaaaaatttaaatatttatttaaatatttaaatattaaaatagaCAATATAtagttaataaaatattaaaaatataataacaaGGCAGGACActattattttagttttataaaagaGTTAAAGGAACTTATGTTTTAATATGTTCAGTTTCATAATTTTCCCAAAGTGTACAAAAGAAAAAGGACATCATCCTAGAAGGACGAAGGGCGCAGCTGACGAATTGTGAAAAAAGTCTGATGGAGGGAAACAAGATGGTGGCACCACCCCACCCTCCTTTTTTCTTTTGGGTTCCCTCTTTTTTCTCCCTGGTCTATAATTTTCTGGTTCGTTCACACGCCATCGTCGCATTTTTTTTCCGTCCATcttttgttgtttcttttaagcaaacatttaaattaaaaacatttacATACGCTGGTGGGAGGGAGGGAGGTAGGAGTGAAAGGAAGCCAGATATTCAATTATGATTTAACAATTGGGGTTCCGCCCAGGAGACACTTTCTGAGATAAGTTTGGACGTCAGCCATTGTCCTTGAAGTCGTGGAGCGGTTtgttttttgaagaaaaatataCGAAAGTTTCAGTTAAAGTATTGGATCAAAATCTTTATAAGAAATATAATTCTATATTAAATagttttacaatttttaataactttataTCTGTTATTGAAGATACTTCTTGTATTTTCGAAATACAACATTGTAAGTATTcttctttttgaaaaattagaTGGATGAGGTCACTTTTGGATAAAATAATTGTGTTATTTAAATACACCAAAAcaaatatactttttatttataaaaaagttgtttattaattttatgacTTTAATTTcagtaaaataaattaaaaaataaacacaaaaaacactCAACCTTCACTCACTCATACAACTAACACTCAATTCGCTTTGGTGAATACGGAAACGAAATGGAACTGAAACGGAAAGACCTAGTTGGAATAGGAACTGTAGAAATGCAGAGAACACACCCCCGTGCCCATACATCACTCACTCACACAAATACACTCCCcatggcaacaacaacaacgaatGCGGGAACTGTCAACAGCCGAAAACAAAATGACGAATTTATGAACTTGTCTGCCatgctctctctctcgctcggTCTCTTCTTGGTCGAAACGAGACAGAAGTTGGCTCAAACGCTCTCACTCAAACGGTACACAGCTGTCTTCTCGCTCCCACTCATTGTACTCTTATGGTTAGCCAAGTTTTGAGTGCATGGGAATGTGTTCGAATTGGaaaatgggaatgggaaatGCTAATGGAAATGAGTAATGCCCTGACGCCGACGTAGATGCTGACGTCGCTGCTTGCAGCATGGGAATGCGCTGGTATGTGCATCCTGCTTGCACACCCATCGCTCAACGTCATAATTGAAAACTGTTCCTTTTCGCTTGCGGTTAAGCTTGCGGTGGCTTACGTGACGTATGCGTAATTTTTTGTCGCTCCCAAACAAATTGTGGCGAATGGGGCGGGTACGTAATGCCTTACGTTACGTTATGTACGGGGTGTTGAAAACCTTTTGCCGTAAGACGCAtcagctgttgttgttatcCGTTTTGGGGGTCAGCCGCTGCCTCAGCCAGCGTATTCTGCCGGCAACTCTGCTGCCGCCGCCACCGCAAtagttgttgcttttgcttttgttgatttttgcGTTGCgtttttggctttggctttggctttggcgcTTTTGGCGTTTACATGGCGAAAAGCGAATTGGGATTCATTCAATGGTCAGCTGCGTGACTGTGAAGCAGCGACGGCGCTTCGGCATTCCTATCCTTTCCGTCTCTTTTCATTCCGGCACGGCCTCTCCAAAAACACGGGCGTAAACTCGAAAAGTCGTAGTGTTTTGAAAAGCGTAGCAGTCGAAATGCGGTATAATTTCAAACTTAAACAGACTTTTAAGCGttcataaaattataaactatttcttagttaaaatacaaatatttatttaattaaatttattttataaagaagCTAAGaagctttttttaaataaaacatatggtgttttgaaacaaaaatgaGACATAtgagaattttaataaaaatactcagtgatttatattaattttggaattatatAAACGAGTTCCCTACCTTCTAAAAGCTgaattgaaatttaattttttaatcagCCTGACAACAATACCAGGATTATAAGGATTCAGTATTGAAGAGTGACAAAAATACCATATTGGACCAGAATTCGGACAAAGCAGGCCCTAAAATGCTTTTGAGCAATCAGCCGGCCAACACGAAGCCCCAACAAACGCAGccgccgtcgccgtcgccaCCACAGACGCAGAATTTTAAATCGAAGCTGCAACAACAAATCGCCACAGCAGCAGCGAATATCGCcaacggcggcagcagccaTCATCATCCGCTGAACAATCATCATcaccaccatcatcatcataatcatcagcagcatcagcacAACATTTCCTTCGCCACGGATTTCTCAATTGCGGCGATTATGGCGCGCGGCGGAAACGCCCCGAGCAGCCGCGAACCTTCCGAGCGGAGTCTGAGTGAGTAAAGTAATTCCCAAGTTCCCCCCACACTCCACAAATAGGAGATGTACTAAATATGAATAGATGTACTAAATATGAAATTTGATTTTATCATTGGGAATTGAGGGAGTTTTAGTTAGAGATTTGGCCTTTTATTGGATAGTTAGATAGAAGGGTAGCGTCTGATGTTTGAATCCAATCCTTGGTAGGTTCCTATATCGGGATGATTATAACATCCATATATTCCGCTCTTTTAATCTTCTATTTAGAagtattaattttatatatcagaattttatatatatataatttttttatatcagaagtatttgattttatataattttatcacaaaatatataattttgtcTGCCCTTCTTCAAAAAATTGAGTTGGTAAAATGTTaactataaaatattcaaaattatgtATTCTTTAGATCAAGTCTTGGATCAACTTTTATTTTACCAACTTATTAAATATTCTTTTGATTAGATTTCTGAATCAAAAGAtgttgaaatttatccaaagtACCCATAACTTTAGACAAAGTACCCATAAGACAAACCCTTGTCTGGAGATCCAagcataattttaatattttaatttatatttttatgacaATCCTCTACAAAAACCTAAGATATAAACCATagaaaatagtttaaaaatacTTGAATGAAATATTGTGGAATATTGTAGAATATTAATACCTCAGATAATAATCTATTtctgaaactgaaattttaTGTCTATCCGAGAAACACATCTGCTGCCATATAAAAAACACAATTAATCGATTGCTTAGTAATACTTTCCATATTCCTGCAATCCATAATTTTTTGCGCTGAAAAAGTGTCGCAGCTGTGCattatatttctatatttttgcacattttttGCCCTCTTTTTTCCGccatataaattatatattgatGACAATGCAACGTTGATGACTCGATAATTGCGGCAAATGCGCGGCAATAAAATAATCAAAGCCTATTTGAATGCAAGGGGGCATCCGGGGGCCAGTACATGACAAGCAGAGCTgagatatatacatataatcgCGTATATACCCACATTCGTATATGTATCTACGTGTTTTCGCGTATCTGGCTCTGTTGCGAACGCAAAACTATTTAGACGCCATAATTGGGTAGAGACAGAAGCGCAAACAGATGCATTCATTAGCCTGCCACCCATCTCTGCCACATGCCCCCCAGCAACCCCTACTGGTGTTCACTTTCCATTCGGCAATTGCAATGCCAAAGTGCACACACAGTACACAGTACATAGTATATCCGCGAAATTAACATATGAAATAGCATTTTGAgcaaataattgaatttttggcgtAATCTGCGAAATGCATCTGGTCGCGAACTGGATGCGAACTCGATGCTGTAGCGCCTCGTCATCGAAAACATGCAACATGTTGCAGCCCAAACAGCAACTCCCACATTAACGAGCCACTTTGATGTCTCTGTTTTCAATCCAcaggaaataaattattatttaaactaTTAGGGAATTAATTAAACTCATCCTCTTAACTTAATTACTTTATTGGTTCCTAAAAGAATATATTTTCCACCTATTTTCTTTATAatggtttataaaaaattattttaaataccaTATCTTAGCTAgatatatagttttttttttacaatgaATAATAAGCAGAAActctttattaaatatataaatttcttAACGTGTAGGTCCCGCATCTGTGGAACGATATTCGGGCCAGGATGTGGACGATGATGTTGACGTTGATGTGGTTGACTGCAGCGACTCGGAAGCGCCGTCGGCAactgcagcagcggcagccactgcagcaacagcaaacgcagcagcggcggcagcagcagcagcattgCAGGCGCAGCAGCAAGCGCGTCAGGCATTGCGTGTTgcacagcaacatcagcagcaacaacagcaacatcaacagcaacagcaaaggCAACAGACACATCACCACGCAACGGCAAACAAGCAACAACGCCAACATCACAATCatcacaacagcaacaccaacagcaacagcaatcaCAGCAAATCAAGCAGCCATCGAGGGCGTTCTGCTGCTGCatctggagctggagctggagctgctgccACGCCCTCGCCACCACCGCCCTCACAGAGTCCCGAGGAAATCGAGCGCCTGTCGCCGGAGGAGTCGCCAGCGCAGGTAACGCGAAAGGAAACTCTAACATTATAAGCGCCTTACTTGACTCCCCTCTTTATTGTCTTCCCCCCTCTGGTGGCCTCTTGCCACGCCCACAGCTGCCCACGCCCAAGATTCTGGGCTCGTGCAATTGCGACGATCTCACGCCCGTCCAGTGCCACCTGGAGACGAAGGAGCTGTGGGATAAGTTCCATGAATTGGGCACTGAGATGATCATTACCAAGTCGGGCAGGTGAGTGCAATGGCGGCTTAATCAAGGGGGGCTTAGCTTCTAAGTGAGTGGGTTGGAAAAGGATAAGGGGGGCAcctaaataaatacataaataaatccTGTTTAAGCTCAACTCCTACTCTGATCCTTGTCTTACTCATTACCATAAAACCTTCGAAGAGAAACCCCCAAATTAATCTAAAATTAGTCTCCCAATTCAGGCAAGTCGGAAGAGGCAAGCCAATTTAGTTAAACACATTCACTAAATTGGCAATTCGAAGTATTAACTTATCGAGTTTATTGAAAGAAACGTACCGATAATCGATCACATTTTGTTTGCCGAAATCCCCACGGGTCCACTTGCTGATGCACCAGCCatgcattttatttcattaaacttTCGTTGGAATTCAATTTTCCGGAGGCCTTTCGGCCCGCAAGGAGGAAAACCTGGCCACTGGAAGGAAGGCTGGGAGGGGGGTCTATGCAGGGGTATTCCGGGTCATAACCATAATGCCGCCCCCGGCAATTGGCCACTCAGAGCTGCCCACGAAAAGTCCTCGACCGAATAATCAATAAAACTTTAATGCGCCTTTCACCCAAAACGAAAAGGCCCAACTCCCAACTCACATCGCGTATCGGGGGCTATCAGCCACACCCCTGCCACGGCCCCCAGCACCGCCCCTCCATCTAAACTGGAAAATATCAACAACCTTTTGGTTAGTTCCTCATTTACGGCCAACAGCCGACTTGGCCAGCCAAATTTGATTGACAAGGCATCGAAATAATTTGCCGTCGATTTTCGATTagctaccaaaaaaaaacaaaaaccatcGGTTTCTGGTAGTGGAAATAGTCTGTTAAGACCGACTTGGCTGCCATACACATGGGTGCATAAATATAAACACCGGGCTAAACGACTTTTCATTGGCAACTCAACAAAAGTTGAAGAAATTATTGCTTGGCTATATTTTTGCAGCAGAGTCAGAGGGGGTTGGGGCTTGAGCTTCAGTTCTGAAATGCGAATAAAAACGAAACGCATAAGGAAACATGAAACATAACAGTTTTGGGCCAAAGaactttttgttttcctttattttgG includes these proteins:
- the LOC6497216 gene encoding T-box protein H15 isoform X3, which translates into the protein MLLSNQPANTKPQQTQPPSPSPPQTQNFKSKLQQQIATAAANIANGGSSHHHPLNNHHHHHHHHNHQQHQHNISFATDFSIAAIMARGGNAPSSREPSERSLSPASVERYSGQDVDDDVDVDVVDCSDSEAPSATAAAAATAATANAAAAAAAAALQAQQQARQALRVAQQHQQQQQQHQQQQQRQQTHHHATANKQQRQHHNHHNSNTNSNSNHSKSSSHRGRSAAASGAGAGAAATPSPPPPSQSPEEIERLSPEESPAQTHVSHRSSEFLGSFEANPTAGPVCRAPGHCAAGFAEISLRLSPQLLAGGRKSRPATTRPHLRPSGQPHQPGGFAQAGRVLREGEVDKQRNGQEWTGRAELNAPIPAQDPFGPTEPWPEHTRQPQGAAGYGP